The Clostridium sp. DL-VIII DNA window TCGAATCAGCATAAAATTTAATTAAATGAAAAAGCAAGCCAGTGTGCAATTATAGTACACTGGCTTATTTTAAATTATTTTGTTTATTTTTCTAATATAAATTAAATAATAGATTAACTAATTATATTTATAAAATTGGGAATATATTTGTAAGATTAAGCAAATAATACTAGTAATAAAAATAGAAGGAGGAAAAGTATATTTAATATAAATAGTATTTAATAATAAATTTGTTTTATTGTTTATATAAATATATTTTAAAAGTTATGACAAACATATTAATGATTTTACAAATAATAGTTCTAATTCTTATGGTATATGTAATGTGCAGTGCAATGAGCAGACCTCAAAAAAATAGAGAAGTCGTAATTGATAGAGAAAATACAAAAGAATTAAATAATTTGAATAAGTTAAGACAAATAACGCTATCAAAGCCTTTAACAGAAAAAAGCAGACCATCAACTTTTGATGAGATTATAGGCCAGGAAAAGGGCATAAAGGCATTAAAGGCGGCATTGTGTGGCCCAAACCCACAGCATGTTATAATTTATGGACCACCGGGAGTAGGAAAGACTGCGGCTGCTAGATTAGTATTAGAAGAAGCTAGAAAGTCAAAAATATCTCCGTTTACAGAAAAATCAAAGTTTGTTGAAATAGATGCAACTACATTAAGATTTGATGAAAGGGGAATAGCTGACCCACTTATTGGTTCAGTACATGATCCTATATATCAAGGTGCAGGCTCTTTCGGTATAGCAGGTATTCCACAGCCTAAAGCAGGAGCTGTTACAAAGGCTCATGGAGGAGTTTTGTTTTTAGATGAAATAGGCGAATTACACCCAATTGAACTAAATAAGCTTCTAAAGGTATTGGAAGATAGAAAAGTATTTTTGGATAGCTCGTATTATAGTTCTGAAGATAGTAACATGCCTAAGTACATAAAGGAAGTATTTGACAATGGGCTTCCAGCTGATTTTAGATTAATTGGAGCAACGACAAGAGCACCGCATGAAATAGTGCCGGCTATAAGGTCAAGGTGTGTTGAAATATTTTTTAGAGCGTTGTTACCAGAGGAGATAGAGAAAATAGCAGTAAATTGTGTTAACAAGGTTGGATTAAAAATAACTCAAAATAGTGTTGAAGAAGTGAGCAAATATTGCACTAATGGTAGAGAAGTAATAAATTTAATACAATTAGCTTCAGGTATTGCAATCAATGAAGATAGGGAAGAAATAATATTGGATGATATAAAGTGGGTGTTGGAAAATGGTCAGTATAATAAAATTGTATGTAATAAAATACCATCAAAATCAAAAATAGGTGTCGTTAATGGATTAGCAGTATATGGAGCCAATATAGGGATGCTAATGCCTCTTGAAGTTAGCTGCAAACAGGTTAGTGGACGGAGAGGAGAGCTTAAAGTAACTGGAATAGTTGAGGAAGAAGAAATTACTAACAATAATAAAAAGATAAAGATGAAAAGTACTGCATATGCATCTGTTCAAAATGTGCTAACAGCCTTAGATAACCTATTTGATTTATGTACTGATAAATTTGATATACATGTAAATATTCCAGGTGGGATGCCGGTAGATGGACCGTCAGCAGGAATAAGCATTGCAACAGCAATATACAGTGCTATAAATAAGCAAAAAGTCAATAGATTTGTCGCAATGACAGGTGAGATAAGTATATTAGGCTCAGTAAAGGCCATAGGTGGAGTAAAATCAAAAATATCTGCAGCATTTAAAGGCGGCGCTAAAAAAGTCATTATTCCACAAGAAAATTATGAAGAGTCATTGAGTGAAATTGGGGAAATAGAAATAATTCCAGTCACAAATTTTAGGGAAGTACTTAAGTTTGCTATTGAAGACGGTAATGTTAAAAATGAAATGGAGATATTATCAGCGCAGGGAAATGAAATTGCAAAGAGTTAAAAATATTATTTAAATAAACAATATTTTTATATACACATGATGTTAATGTACAATTTATAAATGAAAATAGATAATCATATGATTTTTATAAATTATGTAATTGATATTATTAAAGTATGAATTGTACATTAATATTTTTTTACACATTTTCTATTTTAAATTAGTATATATATGTTATAATAGATAAATTAAACACAATGATTTTCATTAAAAAATTAATATACGAGTTTAATTCGAACTTATTATAATACCTTTGAAAGAGGAAAAATTTTGTTTTAACTCATCTTGTAAAAACATGATATAATACTAAAAGTTTTTATATGAAGAATCATTGAAAAAGTTAGATATTATGTGTATACTAGATAAGTCAAAATAAATAATGTGATTATGATATGGGGGGAAATAGTATTATGAAAAAGTTATATACAATTCCGCTAATTCCTTTAAGAGGATTGACTGTTTTTCCTAATGTAGTTGTACATTTTGATGTAGGAAGGGAAAAATCTACAGCAGCTATTGAACAAGCTATGCTAGATGAGCAAGAGATTTTCCTCGCAGGTCAAAAAAATTCGGTGGTAGAAGAACCAGGTAAAGATGAAATTTATTCAATTGGGACTATATGTAAAATAAAACAAATTCTTAAGATGTCTGATAATACAATTAGGGTTCTTGTTGAAGGTAAAGAAAGAGCTAAAATAATTGAGTATATAGATGAAGAAGAAAATTATATAAAGGTTTCAGTAGAAAAATTAGATGATGAGATAACTGAAAATGAAGAGTTGGATGCTTATGTAAAATATTTAAATAAAGAATTTACAAGGTTATTGAAACTTAATGAGGATAGTTATGGAGATGCTGTTAAGTTAGTGGATTCTTCAGAGAAATCTAGTCAATTTATAGACATGATAGCTTCATATGCAATTACTGATGAAAAGTTAAAGCAAGAAATATTAGAAACAATAAATTTGACTAAAAGAGCTGAGAAGGTACTAGAAAGAATAAAAATAGAAATTTCTATAGCTAAAATTCAGAGAAAAATTGCAAACAAAGTAAAAAATACTGTTGCAAAGGAACAAAAGGAATTCTACTTAAGAGAACAATTAAAGGCAATTCAAGAGGAACTTGGCGAAGAAGATGATGAGAAAAGAGAAATAATAAAATATGAAGAAAGAATTAAAAAGCTAAAACTTAATAAAGAAGTTAAAGACAAAGTTAACTATGAGTTATCAAGGCTTAAAAGTATGAGCAGCACATCATCAGAAGGCAACGTTGTTAAGGCATATTTAGACTGGATATTAGACATTCCTTGGGGAAAGTATACAAAGGAAAGCATAAATGTTGTTAAAGCAAGAGAAGTTTTAGATAACGAACATTATGGATTAGAAGATGTTAAAGATAGAATTATTGAGTATTTAGCTGTAAAGCAATTTAGTAAGTCTCAAAAAGGACCTATATTATGTTTAGTTGGACCTCCTGGTGTTGGGAAAACATCAATAGCTAGATCTATAGCTCATGCTATAAATAGAAAGTATACAAGAATATCACTTGGAGGAATGAAAGATGAGGCTGAAATCAGAGGGCATAGGAAGACATATGTTGGTGCAATTCCTGGTAGAATAGTCTATGCTATGAAAGATGCAAAATCTTTGAATCCACTTATGCTTTTTGATGAGATAGATAAAATTAGTTCAAATTATAAGGGAGATCCATCCGATGCTTTATTAGAGATATTAGATAGCGAGCAAAATAAAGAATTTAGAGATAGCTATTTAGAAGTTTCTATAGATTTATCTAAGGTTATGTTTATTGCAACGGCAAATACTTTAGAAACTATACCAAGGCCGCTCTTGGATAGAATGGAAGTTATTGAAGTATCAGGATATACTTATGATGAAAAGTTTAATATAGCTAAGAATTACCTGATTCCTAAGATATTTAAAGAACTTGATATACCAGAAGAAAAAATTAGCATTGATGATGAGTCAATTAGGCTAATTATAGAGGGATATACAAGGGAATCTGGAGTGCGTGGCTTAGAGAGAAAGTTAGGTTCACTGATTAGAAAAGCATTGGCTGAAATGCTAAAATCTGATAAAGAAAAGTTTGGAGTAGACTGTAAAAAAGTCGAAGAGCTTTTAGGAAAGAAAATATTTGATTTTGATAGTATAGACAAAGTGGACAAGGTTGGAGTTGTAACTGGAATGGCGTGGACTGCTTATGGAGGAGATACTCTTCCAATAGAAGCTATGGTTATGAAAGGCTCTGGTAAACTAGAGCTTACAGGTAAGCTGGGTGAAGTTATGCAAGAATCAGCTAAGACGGCTTACAGCTATGTTAGGGCAAATGCAAATAAGTTTGGAATAAATGAAACTTTTTATAAGGAAAAGGATATTCATATTCATGCGCCTGAAGGAGCGGTATCTAAAGATGGTCCTTCTGCAGGCGTGACAATGGTAACTGCACTTGTATCAGCACTATCAGGAAAAAAAGTGAAGCATAATGTAGCGATGACAGGAGAAGTTACATTAACAGGAAGAGTACTTCCAATTGGTGGATTAAAAGAAAAATCTTTAGCGGCATTTAGGGCAGGAGTAGATACTATAATAATTCCAAAAGAAAATGAGAAAGATATAGAGAAGATACCAAATTCAATTAGAAATAGTTTGAATATTATTTCTGCTAAAGAAGTAAATGAGGTATTAAAAAATGCACTAATTGGAGAGGATACTAATGAGAATTAAAAAATCGGAGTTTATTACCTCAGCAGTAAAGAAAAATCAATATCCAGTAGATAATAGAGTGGAAGTTGCCTTTGTTGGTAGATCTAATGTGGGGAAGAGTTCATTAATCAATTCTTTAACTAATAGAAAAAAACTAGCGAAGGTCAGTCAAACTCCAGGAAAAACGCGCTTAGTCAACTTTTTTCTTATAAATGATGATTTTTATCTAGTGGATTTACCTGGATATGGATATGCAAAAGTATCAAAGCAAGAAAAAGACAGTTGGGGAAAGACTGTCGAGATGTATCTAAGTGGTAGAGAACAATTAAAAAGAGTTGTATTACTTGTTGATTCAAGGCATAAACCAACAAATGATGATATAATAATGCATGAATGGATTAAGCATTTTGGATATGATGTAATTGTAGTTGCAACTAAGAGTGATAAGCTTACTAGAAATAATTTGAAAAAGAGTGAAAAGGTAATAATGGAAACATTGAAACTAGGTAATAATGATAAATTATACTTTTTCTCATCGCTAAATAAAGATGGAAAAGACGATCTTATTAATAATCTTTTTTTAGAATTTGCAATTGATTTAGATTAATCTGCTTAATATATTTAGTGAAATAGCTTTTAACCTCTTACAAACTTATTGTTTGTAAGAGGTTAATTTTTTTTGATATAGTTTCTGATTTTATATTTGTAATAAGTAATTATTTATAAGGTAATGGGAATAAAAAATAGTGTCAAATATTTTGGGTAAGAATAATATATAGTATAAAAAAGAAAAAATATTTCCAAGGAGGAATAAATATGGAGATGAATGATATCCTAAACGGTTTAAATTCATGTGATGACGATTGTTGTGATTCAACAACTAACAATTGTAGTTGCGGACCAAACTTCGGTGGACCAGGAATAGGAGGTTTTCCAGGAGGAATAGGAGGCTTTGGACCAGGATTTGCCGGCGGTTGTGGATTTGGTAGCTGGATTTGGATTTTATTAATATTGTTTTATTGTGGTTGTGGCAGAGGTGGTTATGGTAGAAGAGGCGGAAATAGCTGTTGCTGTGAGCCAAAATGCTGTGACTGTTGTGAATGTTGCTGTGAACCAAAATGTGACTGTTGCTGCAATAAAGGAAATGGCGGTTTATTAAGTAATTGTTCACCATACTTGTTTATATTAGTAATATTATTCCTTTGCAATAATAACTTTAATGGCGGTGGATTTGGTAATGGTTGTGGATTCAATGGGTTTGGTGGAGGAATAAATCCTTTTAATAATTTGGGTTGCGGTACTGGTTGTTAAAATTCAGAATTTTTAGGAAGGAGAGATAAATATGTCTAAGAAGAAATGTTGCTGTGGGAAAAAACACCATAGCTATCATCAAGAGTGTTGCTGCTGTAATTCGGGATCTAATTATTCTGGTGGTCTATTTGGAGGCGGAAGCGGCTGCACACCAATTATATTTCTATTAATAGCATGTGGATCAGGATTATTAAATTGTAATAAATCATATTTAATTATTTTACTATTCATATTATGTGGTGGATGTTTTTCAGGCCTTTTCGGTGAAGGAAATAACCAAGGATCTTGCTGCTAGGATAGTGGATAGAGGGCATTATAGCCCTCTAAAAAAATGTCAAAAATCATAAACATTTTTATTAATATATACATATATTAAAGAGAGGCAATTATATTGAAAGGATTAAAAAATGGCTAAGCATAAACATAGAGAACCGGATCCAGCAGTAAATGATGCTAATACTAATACTAATGCTAGTAGTAGTAATAGAAACGTACCCTTTGGTATAGATCCAATGCAGCTTATGGGGTTACTAGGTGGAAATTTTGATATGAATAATATTGGAAATATGTTGGCTTCAATGAATACAAATGGATTTAATTTAGGAAATTTGAACTCAATAGCTCAGATGATGGGACTAAATTTAGATAATAATTTATTTCAAGGGAATATGAGTAATCATAGCAATGATAGTAATAAGAATATGTATCCAAATGTTAATCATAATATGAGTAGTATGACTTCAAAAAGTTCTGAGAATTCGGGTGTGGATAAGAGTAATAAAAAGAATGTAAGCAGCATTAAAAATATTAAGGATAATGATGTGAATTTAGAATTTTTAATGGCATTAAGAAATTATGTTCACCCAGATAGAATAAAATTAATCGATAAAATCATTGAAGCATATAAACGTGGAGAACTTAAGGATGTTTAAAATTCAAATTATTTATAAACTTAATGTATAAAAAAGAAAAAAATGTAAATAATATTAATGTAATAGAGAATACATTCTCTTACATGCTTAATGAATTGAATTTTTTATTTCATTAAGTAACCCCTCATCCCCCTTTAGGCCGCATTAAGCGGCCTTCATATTTTTATTTTGTTTTTTGTATAGCATTAATTTTATATGATGACCCATCTTTTACGAGATCTACTAAAAATATTAGTTCACTTTTAGAATTAACAGTGCTCTTGGAGTTACTTTTTTCAAAGGATAGTCTCCACCTTATTGCTGAAGGATCTCCAAATTCATTCCATCTATAATCATAGAAAAAGGCATTTTGAAATGTATAGTAATAATTATCTTTATCTAAATTCCAAAGTAAAGATAAATTTTCTTTGTCTATTGAAGTTGTAAAAATATCAGGAAGATCATCTAGGACATAAGGAAGCTCAATTAAATTTATAAAACTTGTTACAGAATCTAATGAAGGTAGAGTGGTATTAGTTTCTTTAGAATCTAGAGGAGAATTATTAATAAGCATAAAACTGTCTAATGAAGAAAGTCCTTTAGAAGATGACAGTGAATAACATCTAGGAGTTCGTGAATTCTTACAATCTAATATACCCAATATATTGTTTTCGCTTGAGTAAACTAAATCAAAATTCTTTTTATTCCAATGAAATACATAGCTTATATACTTATTATTTTTATATCCCATAAGTATAATTTCAGGTACATTATCTCGAGAAATATCATTTAGAAACACTTTTGGATCTAAGGTATTATTAGTGGTAAAAAGTATTTTATCAGGTACAGAATTTGAAAGATAATAAGTATCATTAGAACAATTAATTGAAAAATCAATTTTATTTTGAGAATTTAATGTTTCTAAAGTATCTTCTACGCCATCACCTGTTAAATCACATTGTATGTTATGAGAAATATTTATAGGGGATATAGTTTGCATAGTTTTAAGTTTGTTTAACGTAAAGTAAATAATCGTTATAGTCAAAATGACCAATGTTATATTAAATAGTGTGCTTGCTAAAAAATTTTTTCTTAATATTGGAATTTTCATTATGTATCACCTCAGTAAATTATATGTTAATTATCATCTACATATTAATCCTATAGAAGTGATAAAACAAAAAAAGACTATGGCTTTAAAACAGTGTAATTAAAAATACATTTGCTTAAAGCTATAGTCAAATTGTAAGATTTATTGGCAATTGGTACAATAACCATAAAAATAAACCTTATTTGAAATGATTTGATAATCAGTATGCTCCTTAGCCATAGAGTTAAGATTATCAAGAGAAAAATCTTTGAAATCATCAACTCTACCACAACCAAGGCATTGCAAGTGTGGATGTGGAGTAGAATTCCCGTCATATCTAAAGTTACCTTCACCAACATTTATCTCTTGAATTAATCCAACATCAACTAATGTTTTTAGCGCTTTGTAAACTGTAGCTAAACTCATAGTTGGATATTGAATATGAATGTCTGTATAAATAACGTCAGCAGACGGATGCGAAGTTGTATTAATTAAATAATTATATACTGCAAGCCTCTGAGGAGTTAATTTTAGCTTTTTTTGTTTAAAAATAGAAGCTATGTGGTCCATATTTCATACCTCACTTATAAGAATTTTATGTAGAAATTATAACATAAATATAAATTAATATCAATCGTATTAATTTATATTATTTATAAATAATTATTGTTAATTAATATAACAAGTATTTTATTGGTAAGAGTTAAATTTTATAGCTATTTTGTTAAATTTAAAAAAAATATTGTATACTGAAGAAAAGTCTGTTAAAATAATATTATAGAGAATGTTAATAAATTAACATTCTCCAGCATATGTTGTTCAGTTAGGAATAATAATTTTTTAAAGACTTAGTTATATGGCCTATGACGAAAATATTAAGATGGAATTATTAAGGAGGCGTATTTTTATGGGAAAATATAAGGTTGGAGACGAGTTAATAATTGTAAATGATCCAACTCAAGATAATGCTAAGTTAAAGGAATTAACACATTTAAGTGTCGATGGTGATTTTGCTCAAATATCATGGGGATTAAAAATATTAAATGTCGAATATGATAAACCCAATGTAACTTTAACTTATCAAAATGTTAATGGTGAAAAGAATAAAGTTTTTGCAGTATGTAAAGATATAGCAAACTTTGATAAAGAGAAAG harbors:
- a CDS encoding Fur family transcriptional regulator, with the protein product MDHIASIFKQKKLKLTPQRLAVYNYLINTTSHPSADVIYTDIHIQYPTMSLATVYKALKTLVDVGLIQEINVGEGNFRYDGNSTPHPHLQCLGCGRVDDFKDFSLDNLNSMAKEHTDYQIISNKVYFYGYCTNCQ
- the yihA gene encoding ribosome biogenesis GTP-binding protein YihA/YsxC, with protein sequence MRIKKSEFITSAVKKNQYPVDNRVEVAFVGRSNVGKSSLINSLTNRKKLAKVSQTPGKTRLVNFFLINDDFYLVDLPGYGYAKVSKQEKDSWGKTVEMYLSGREQLKRVVLLVDSRHKPTNDDIIMHEWIKHFGYDVIVVATKSDKLTRNNLKKSEKVIMETLKLGNNDKLYFFSSLNKDGKDDLINNLFLEFAIDLD
- the lon gene encoding endopeptidase La; the protein is MKKLYTIPLIPLRGLTVFPNVVVHFDVGREKSTAAIEQAMLDEQEIFLAGQKNSVVEEPGKDEIYSIGTICKIKQILKMSDNTIRVLVEGKERAKIIEYIDEEENYIKVSVEKLDDEITENEELDAYVKYLNKEFTRLLKLNEDSYGDAVKLVDSSEKSSQFIDMIASYAITDEKLKQEILETINLTKRAEKVLERIKIEISIAKIQRKIANKVKNTVAKEQKEFYLREQLKAIQEELGEEDDEKREIIKYEERIKKLKLNKEVKDKVNYELSRLKSMSSTSSEGNVVKAYLDWILDIPWGKYTKESINVVKAREVLDNEHYGLEDVKDRIIEYLAVKQFSKSQKGPILCLVGPPGVGKTSIARSIAHAINRKYTRISLGGMKDEAEIRGHRKTYVGAIPGRIVYAMKDAKSLNPLMLFDEIDKISSNYKGDPSDALLEILDSEQNKEFRDSYLEVSIDLSKVMFIATANTLETIPRPLLDRMEVIEVSGYTYDEKFNIAKNYLIPKIFKELDIPEEKISIDDESIRLIIEGYTRESGVRGLERKLGSLIRKALAEMLKSDKEKFGVDCKKVEELLGKKIFDFDSIDKVDKVGVVTGMAWTAYGGDTLPIEAMVMKGSGKLELTGKLGEVMQESAKTAYSYVRANANKFGINETFYKEKDIHIHAPEGAVSKDGPSAGVTMVTALVSALSGKKVKHNVAMTGEVTLTGRVLPIGGLKEKSLAAFRAGVDTIIIPKENEKDIEKIPNSIRNSLNIISAKEVNEVLKNALIGEDTNEN
- the lonB gene encoding ATP-dependent protease LonB, producing the protein MTNILMILQIIVLILMVYVMCSAMSRPQKNREVVIDRENTKELNNLNKLRQITLSKPLTEKSRPSTFDEIIGQEKGIKALKAALCGPNPQHVIIYGPPGVGKTAAARLVLEEARKSKISPFTEKSKFVEIDATTLRFDERGIADPLIGSVHDPIYQGAGSFGIAGIPQPKAGAVTKAHGGVLFLDEIGELHPIELNKLLKVLEDRKVFLDSSYYSSEDSNMPKYIKEVFDNGLPADFRLIGATTRAPHEIVPAIRSRCVEIFFRALLPEEIEKIAVNCVNKVGLKITQNSVEEVSKYCTNGREVINLIQLASGIAINEDREEIILDDIKWVLENGQYNKIVCNKIPSKSKIGVVNGLAVYGANIGMLMPLEVSCKQVSGRRGELKVTGIVEEEEITNNNKKIKMKSTAYASVQNVLTALDNLFDLCTDKFDIHVNIPGGMPVDGPSAGISIATAIYSAINKQKVNRFVAMTGEISILGSVKAIGGVKSKISAAFKGGAKKVIIPQENYEESLSEIGEIEIIPVTNFREVLKFAIEDGNVKNEMEILSAQGNEIAKS